ACGCGGTATCCGCACCTTTGACCGTCAATATGCGCGGAATACGCTGGATTTATCGGCAATTCCAGTGCTGAGAACGTTGACTCACCTACCGATTATGATTGACCCCAGTCACGGTACAGGTAAGTCTGAGTATGTGCCTGCGATGGCGATGGCATCTATCGCTGCTGGTGCTGACTCGTTAATGATTGAAGTCCACCCGAATCCGAAGAAAGCACTTTCTGACGGCCCTCAATCTTTGACTCCAGAGCGTTTCGACCGCCTGATGCTAGAAATGTCCGTTATTGGCAAAGCCGTAGGTCGTTGGCCTGAGCCTGCTGTTGCTTTGGCTTAGAGTTACAAGGGTGGGCAAATGCTCACCCTTTTTTATGGATGCGATCGCTACTGTTGATTAGTTTTGGAATGCGATCGCTACTTTTGATTAGTGATGGAATGCGATCGCTCCTGAATCAGATTTGGCATTTTTACTAAAATGTGCAAGCTTATCAACCACTGGGCGATTTTAACCGCGTCTACACAAACTCTCGTCCGCCTTCGCAGACTCTTATAAGCCGACGAAAGCGGGTTTTACTTTTCTTGCAGCAAATTAAATTCGCAAAATGCGATCGCTTTCCTCTACCCTCAGATAGGTTTTTGATGCCACAATAAAGAACAATACGGCAAACCTGCTTTTGTCAGGCTTTGTTTGTGTAGCCCCAGCCTACAGGCTGCGGACTTCTTAAAAGCTAAGTTCTGTAGGTGCGATATGGTGTCTTGGCGTTGGTTGATTGCTTCTGGCTTCATCGCTTTGTTATCGTCCGGCTGTACTAAACAACCCACATCTGGAGAGATTGCCAAGCAAGTCGGAAACAGTGTGGTTTTGATTACCTATGCAGACACAGAAGGAAGTGGCAGCGGCTTTTTCGTGTCGGGAGAAAATAAAGTCTGCACCGTACTCACGGCGCGTCATGTGGTGGCACCCAGTAGTAAATTGAAGCTGCAAACCAACGATAGAAAATTTTGGAACTCGGCGACTATTCAAAACTTCCCCAATCAAGATTTAGCACTCATCACCTTCGATCCAGGTAGCGAAAATTGCCCCTATAAAGCCCTTGAATTGGGCGACTCAGACACAGTGAATGTGGGAGACGGCATCTACATTACTGGTTTTCCTGGTGGTTCCTCTGCACCGCAGTTTGTACCAGGTACGGTGTCAGCACTTGGCAAGCTATCTGATGGCTATGGAATTTCCTACCCTGTTATAACCACTAGGGGAATGAGTGGGGGACCAGTGGTAAATACAGCGGGGAAGATAATTGCTATTCATGGACGCAGCGAGAGAGAACTTGTTGAAAAGGCAGAACGTACAGGTGAAAATTTACCGCCACAACAGCAGTCTGCACAAAGTGTAAATTCCGCTGATGGGGACGCACAAAATACTTTTAAATGGGGCATTCCTAGCAATACCTATAAAGTAAATCTTTCCAAGATACTTGCCGAGGCTGCGGCGACAACAAAGGCAGAAGAATTGTTAAACAGTGGCAATGATTTGTTAGTCTCCGAACGCTACAAAGAAGCTGTTATTGACTATGACAAAGCAATTGAGATTAAGCCTGACTACCATGAAGCTTGGAATAACCGAGGCTATGGGCTAAGGAAGTTGGAACAGTACCAAGAGGCGATCGCATCTTATGACAAAGCGATTCAAATCAAGCCTGACAAGCATGAAGCTTGGGCTGGTCGAGGCTATACGCTAGATGAATTGCAACAGTACCGAGAGGCGATCGCATCTTATGACAAAGCGATTCA
This genomic stretch from Coleofasciculus sp. FACHB-1120 harbors:
- a CDS encoding tetratricopeptide repeat-containing serine protease family protein translates to MVSWRWLIASGFIALLSSGCTKQPTSGEIAKQVGNSVVLITYADTEGSGSGFFVSGENKVCTVLTARHVVAPSSKLKLQTNDRKFWNSATIQNFPNQDLALITFDPGSENCPYKALELGDSDTVNVGDGIYITGFPGGSSAPQFVPGTVSALGKLSDGYGISYPVITTRGMSGGPVVNTAGKIIAIHGRSERELVEKAERTGENLPPQQQSAQSVNSADGDAQNTFKWGIPSNTYKVNLSKILAEAAATTKAEELLNSGNDLLVSERYKEAVIDYDKAIEIKPDYHEAWNNRGYGLRKLEQYQEAIASYDKAIQIKPDKHEAWAGRGYTLDELQQYREAIASYDKAIQFKPDFHEAWYNRGLALRKLEQYQEAIASYDKAIQIKPDKHEAWYGRGYTLDELQQYREAIASYDKAIQFKPDFHEAWAGRGYALGELQQYQEAIASYDKAIQFKPDFHEVWASRGYALGELQQYEKAIASYDKAIQFKPDKHEAWAGRGYALGELQQYEKAIASYDKAIQFKPDYQLAIDNRKKLLTQLGRSK